In one window of Episyrphus balteatus chromosome 3, idEpiBalt1.1, whole genome shotgun sequence DNA:
- the LOC129916346 gene encoding argininosuccinate lyase → MSKLWGGRFSCDTSSILAELNCSLPVDSRLFAVDIDASKVYAEALSKAGILTASECSAIQKGLELVRYDWIEGLIEFKPTDEDVHTVNERRLTELIGDIAQKLHTGRSRNDQVITDMKLWMRKAIREILQTLRMVMEAIIGLAEKYPNVMMPGYTHMQRAQPVHFAHWILSHGFALKEDCARFIELKDRMNVLPLGSGAIAGNPLNVDRVFMQKELGFDGLTQNSMHAVGDRDFVIDFIYNASLASLHMSRLSEDLIIFASREFNFVRISDAFCTGSSLMPQKRNPDSLELVRGISGEIFSCLTGIMMTVKGTPSTYNKDLQFDKKYCFTAFDQLEKLLKVTEGVLRTLDVNIDRMESCLSPDMLATDWSYYLVRKGIPFRKAHHLIGQVVQLAEERNLELTEVPLEDLQTICPLFDIDIGKVANFHQIAETYNVIGGTSSNSIEKQLNVLKDFSCQIKKLQ, encoded by the exons ATGTCAAAACTTTGGGGAGGACGTTTTAGCTGTGACACAAGTTCCATTTTAGCTGAACTCAATTGCAGTCTGCCAGTAGACTCTCGATTATTTGCTGTCGATATTGATGCAAGTAAAGTCTATGCCGAGGCTCTCTCCAAGGCGGGTATTTTAACAGCATCCGAATGTAGTGCAATACAAAAAGGTCTTGAACTGGTTCGATACGACTGGATAGAGGGATTAATTGAATTCAAGCCAACTGACGAAGATGTTCATACTGTAAATGAACGTAGACTAACCGAGCTTATTGGAGATATTGCACAGAAATTACACACCGGCCGCAGTAGAAATGACCAGGTTATAACCGATATGAAGCTGTGGATGCGCAAGGCTATTAGGGAAATTTTGCAGACCTTGAGAATGGTTATGGAAGCTATAATTGGCTTAGCGGAGAAGTATCCAAATGTCATGATGCCGGGTTATACTCACATGCAGAGGGCGCAACCAGTTCATTTTGCTCATTGGATTCTAAGCCATGGATTTGCTCTAAAAGAGGACTGTGCAAGGTTTATAGAATTGAAGGATAGAATGAATGTGTTGCCTTTGGGAAGTGGAGCAATAGCTGGAAATCCATTGAATGTGGATCGAGTTTTTATGCAGAAAGAGTTAGGCTTTGATGGGCTAACTCAAAATAGCATGCATGCTGTAGGGGATCGCGATTTTGTCA ttgatTTTATCTACAATGCATCATTAGCAAGTCTTCATATGTCCCGTTTATCTGAAGACCTCATAATTTTCGCATCACGCGAATTCAATTTTGTTCGAATTTCGGATGCATTTTGCACTGGCAGTAGTCTTATGCCTCAAAAACGTAATCCTGACAGTTTGGAACTTGTTCGAGGAATTTCTGGTGAAATTTTCAGCTGTTTGACAGGAATAATGATGACAGTTAAGGGTACTCCATCGACCTATAACAAAGATTTACAATTCGATAAGAAATACTGTTTCACTGCTTTCGATCAGCTTGAAAAACTATTGAAAGTCACTGAAGGAGTTCTTCGAACTCTCGATGTGAATATTGATCGCATGGAATCGTGTTTAAGTCCGGATATGTTGGCTACAGATTGG tcATATTATCTTGTTCGTAAGGGAATACCCTTTCGTAAAGCACATCATTTGATTGGACAAGTTGTTCAATTAGCAGAGGAACGTAATTTAGAACTTACAGAAGTGCCTTTGGAAGATCTACAAACTATTTGTCCGCTATTCGATATTGATATTGGTAAAGTTgctaattttcatcaaattgctGAAACTTACAATGTCATTGGTGGAACTAGTTCGAATTCAATTGAAAAGCAATTGAATGTTTTGAAGGATTTTAGTTGTCAAATTAAGAAATTGCAATAA